A genomic window from Polaribacter gangjinensis includes:
- a CDS encoding 3-oxoacyl-ACP synthase III family protein, with protein sequence MYNSKITGLGYYVPENVVTNNDLKAFMETSDEWIQERTGIEERRWIDPKTGDNTSSMGAKAAKIAIERAGLTKDDIDFIIFATLSPDMYFPGGGVRVQDMLDMPTIGALDIRNQCSGFVYALSVADQFIKTGMYKNILVIGSENHSGGLERSTRGRNVTVIFGDGAGAAILSRSSEKGKGILSSHLHSEGKYARELMLDGPSTGRWVPEILKENDPEDVSYFPYMNGQFVFKHAVVRFAEAIEEGLEANNLKKEDIDMLIPHQANLRIAQFIQKKFQLSDDKVHNNIMKYGNTTAASVIIALTEAWEQGKIKDNDLVVLAAFGSGFTWGSVVIRW encoded by the coding sequence ATGTATAATTCAAAAATTACAGGTCTTGGTTACTACGTTCCTGAAAACGTTGTTACCAATAATGATTTAAAAGCTTTCATGGAAACTTCGGATGAATGGATTCAAGAACGAACAGGAATTGAAGAACGAAGATGGATTGATCCAAAAACTGGTGACAATACTTCCTCAATGGGCGCAAAAGCTGCAAAAATCGCTATAGAAAGAGCAGGATTGACAAAAGATGATATCGATTTTATCATTTTTGCTACTTTAAGTCCAGATATGTATTTTCCAGGAGGAGGAGTTCGTGTGCAAGATATGTTGGATATGCCCACAATTGGTGCTTTAGATATCAGAAATCAATGTTCAGGATTTGTATATGCCTTGTCTGTGGCAGATCAATTTATCAAAACAGGTATGTATAAAAATATCTTGGTAATTGGTTCTGAAAATCATTCAGGAGGATTAGAACGATCTACAAGAGGTAGAAACGTAACAGTAATTTTTGGAGATGGAGCAGGAGCTGCAATTTTATCAAGAAGTTCAGAAAAAGGCAAAGGAATTTTGTCATCTCATTTGCATTCAGAAGGAAAATATGCGCGTGAATTGATGTTGGATGGACCTTCAACTGGAAGATGGGTTCCTGAAATTTTGAAAGAAAATGATCCTGAAGATGTATCTTATTTTCCATATATGAATGGACAATTTGTTTTCAAACACGCTGTTGTTCGTTTTGCTGAAGCAATTGAAGAAGGTTTGGAAGCAAATAATTTGAAAAAGGAAGATATTGATATGTTGATTCCACATCAAGCAAATTTGAGAATCGCTCAATTTATTCAGAAAAAATTCCAATTATCTGATGACAAAGTGCATAACAATATCATGAAATATGGAAACACAACTGCTGCATCTGTAATTATTGCTTTAACAGAAGCTTGGGAACAAGGAAAAATTAAGGATAATGATTTGGTAGTTTTAGCCGCTTTTGGTAGTGGATTTACTTGGGGAAGTGTCGTAATTCGTTGGTAA
- a CDS encoding GNAT family N-acetyltransferase: protein MIQIQKATIYDAKILSEVGFNSFKSAHGHSAPKKDIEEYMSQNFTENVFFKELSNEKNQFYLIKYNDDIVGYTLVIFNKKEPQIPVANPAYLSRIYLLEAYYGLGLGKQLFDFIKSLCIENKQSGIWLNVWVENQRAISFYKKQGFEIVGKSDYQISTTHSNPNHVMFLQL from the coding sequence ATGATTCAAATTCAAAAAGCAACAATTTACGATGCTAAAATCCTGTCAGAAGTAGGATTTAATTCTTTCAAATCAGCTCATGGTCATAGCGCACCAAAAAAAGATATAGAAGAATACATGTCTCAAAATTTCACTGAAAATGTATTTTTTAAGGAATTATCCAATGAAAAAAATCAATTTTATTTGATAAAATACAATGATGATATTGTAGGTTACACTTTGGTGATTTTCAACAAAAAAGAACCACAAATTCCTGTCGCAAATCCTGCTTATTTAAGTAGAATTTATTTATTAGAAGCTTATTATGGTTTGGGTTTAGGAAAACAATTGTTTGATTTTATCAAATCACTTTGTATTGAAAATAAGCAATCAGGAATTTGGTTGAATGTTTGGGTAGAAAATCAAAGAGCGATTAGTTTTTATAAAAAACAGGGTTTTGAAATTGTGGGAAAATCAGATTATCAAATTTCTACAACGCATTCCAATCCAAATCATGTAATGTTTTTACAATTGTAG
- a CDS encoding M23 family metallopeptidase, with amino-acid sequence MIVRFFLFYLLVFLYAEELKRPSFISFEIKKDSINVILKNPVLGNTFLKITNHKTKKEQFLDFKKPDTLTILTFPLSKTDTISIIKNYSFNLYYGPSNLSSYDTLYNYNLPFLKGKRYKVLQGQNTNFTHKGNFSKYAIDFKMNIGQTVCAIRDGLVIHVKENSGKGGNNKKFFNDANYILVAHSDGTYSQYVHLKKDGAIVSKGDFVKKGQPIGYSGNTGMSTEPHLHFGVFKPTKTGFYSIPFILNAIPSSQYKKGKFANNQ; translated from the coding sequence ATGATAGTTAGGTTTTTTCTGTTCTATTTGTTAGTATTTCTATATGCTGAGGAATTGAAAAGACCTAGCTTTATTTCTTTTGAAATCAAAAAAGATTCGATCAATGTAATTTTAAAGAATCCAGTTTTAGGAAATACATTCTTAAAAATTACAAATCACAAAACCAAAAAAGAACAATTTTTAGACTTCAAAAAACCAGACACTTTAACAATCCTAACGTTTCCTCTATCTAAAACAGATACAATCTCAATTATTAAAAATTATAGTTTTAATCTGTATTATGGCCCTTCAAACTTATCGTCTTATGATACCCTTTACAATTATAACTTGCCTTTCTTAAAAGGAAAACGTTATAAAGTACTACAGGGACAAAATACAAATTTTACTCACAAAGGAAATTTTTCTAAATATGCCATTGATTTTAAAATGAACATCGGACAAACTGTTTGTGCCATAAGAGATGGATTAGTGATTCATGTTAAGGAAAACTCTGGTAAAGGTGGCAACAACAAAAAATTCTTTAATGACGCAAACTACATCCTAGTTGCTCATTCTGATGGCACCTATTCGCAATATGTTCATCTTAAAAAAGACGGAGCCATTGTCTCTAAAGGTGATTTTGTAAAAAAAGGGCAACCAATTGGTTATTCTGGCAATACAGGAATGAGCACAGAACCTCACTTACATTTTGGAGTATTCAAACCAACAAAAACAGGCTTTTACTCAATTCCTTTTATCCTAAATGCGATTCCTTCAAGCCAATATAAAAAAGGGAAATTCGCAAATAATCAATAA
- a CDS encoding RNA polymerase sigma factor, whose product MKPTNDQYYIQKVLQGDANAFAYLIDAYKNMVFTLALKMTKNREEAEEICQDTFIKAYQNLSKFQGDSKFSTWLCLVLKYGYRLKMILS is encoded by the coding sequence ATGAAACCAACTAACGACCAATATTACATTCAAAAAGTGCTGCAAGGAGATGCAAATGCGTTTGCTTATCTTATAGATGCTTATAAAAATATGGTTTTTACATTGGCATTAAAAATGACAAAAAATAGGGAAGAGGCTGAAGAAATTTGTCAGGATACATTTATAAAAGCGTATCAAAATTTGAGTAAATTTCAAGGAGATTCAAAGTTTTCAACTTGGTTGTGTCTAGTCCTAAAATATGGCTACAGGTTAAAAATGATTTTAAGCTGA
- a CDS encoding transposase, producing MYKNDRVTRRYSEPFKLKILSELTNGKYNKYQLGKLYGIAPTTINEWIRKYERKDLMNTRVMVETNDEISRIKALQKEIEQLKKLLLKKDLDQMVEQSYLEVAAQKLGYKNVLELKKKLNI from the coding sequence ATGTACAAAAACGACAGAGTAACCAGACGTTACAGTGAACCTTTTAAATTAAAAATTTTATCCGAACTTACCAACGGAAAATATAATAAATATCAACTTGGTAAACTTTATGGTATTGCTCCTACAACCATTAATGAATGGATTCGGAAATATGAACGTAAAGACCTTATGAACACTAGAGTTATGGTAGAAACTAATGATGAAATATCTCGAATTAAAGCGCTTCAAAAAGAAATTGAACAACTTAAAAAACTTTTGCTAAAAAAAGATTTAGATCAAATGGTTGAACAATCTTATTTAGAAGTTGCTGCGCAAAAACTAGGCTATAAAAATGTTTTGGAACTTAAAAAAAAACTAAATATTTAG
- a CDS encoding sterol desaturase family protein gives MENFLNFFENMPSWQKLVWIFICITANWIIEIFIPFFSFKYKKWKHAGVNMVFLASDVTINILFGIVTVGIFSWLSANQFGLLYLIDLPIWIELIIAILALDFAAQYLVHYLLHKVPFMWRFHMIHHSDTTIDATSATRHHPGDYAFREIFALVMIVIFGIPLAYYLFYRMATVFFGYLTHANFYVPMKIDKILSYVFITPNMHKFHHHREMPWTDTNFGNIFSFWDRIFGTLTFDDPKKIIYGLDLLDDKTDQDIIYQFKIPFDKNIQLKTDKK, from the coding sequence ATGGAAAACTTTTTAAACTTCTTTGAAAATATGCCTTCTTGGCAAAAATTAGTTTGGATATTTATTTGTATAACAGCCAATTGGATTATTGAGATATTCATTCCATTTTTTAGTTTCAAGTATAAAAAATGGAAACATGCAGGCGTAAATATGGTCTTTTTAGCTTCGGATGTAACTATCAATATCCTCTTTGGAATTGTTACTGTGGGCATTTTTTCATGGCTTTCTGCAAATCAATTTGGATTATTATACCTGATTGATTTACCTATTTGGATAGAATTAATTATCGCTATTTTGGCATTGGATTTTGCTGCGCAATATCTTGTACATTATTTGTTGCATAAAGTTCCTTTTATGTGGCGTTTTCACATGATTCATCATTCAGATACTACTATTGATGCTACAAGTGCTACAAGACATCATCCTGGAGATTATGCTTTTCGTGAAATTTTTGCGTTGGTAATGATTGTAATTTTCGGAATTCCGTTAGCTTATTACCTTTTTTACAGAATGGCAACTGTATTTTTTGGGTATTTGACACATGCTAATTTTTATGTTCCTATGAAAATCGATAAAATTTTGAGTTATGTTTTTATCACACCAAACATGCACAAATTTCATCATCATCGTGAAATGCCTTGGACAGATACCAATTTTGGAAATATTTTTTCGTTTTGGGATCGCATTTTTGGAACATTGACTTTTGATGACCCAAAAAAAATTATTTATGGATTGGATTTATTGGATGACAAAACGGATCAAGATATTATCTATCAATTTAAAATTCCTTTTGATAAAAATATCCAACTAAAAACGGATAAAAAATAA
- a CDS encoding DEAD/DEAH box helicase yields MQFSEISLNKSILKAVAEARFHTATLVQQKVIPLVLAKKNVIVAAQTGTGKTAAFALPIIDLLFEKQDAEKGEKKIKALVITPTRELAIQIFENFKTFSKYSNLRTTAVYGGVSLEPQKEILAKGVDILIATPGRFIDLQMQGNIDVNAVEIFVLDEADLMLDMGFIYDVEKIEQLCPKKKQTLLFSATIPDKIDELAKSIVKNAVKIAINPEETTAKNIGQLLYYLPKKNKTDLCLHLLRNTINGQIIIFRRTKFGVDKLEESLLKNGYKVSSIHGDKTQNLRNKAIEDFKNKKTSILIATDVASRGIDITNVDAIINFDIPNIPETYVHRIGRTGRAGKSGIAFSFCSPDENEYIKNIETLIERPIKVIDEHPYPISAPKKKKPQQNTLSKNKKGRKSEASKKNKKRWY; encoded by the coding sequence ATGCAATTTTCTGAAATTTCACTAAACAAATCCATCTTAAAAGCAGTTGCTGAAGCTCGTTTTCATACAGCTACTTTAGTACAGCAAAAAGTAATTCCGTTAGTTTTGGCAAAGAAAAATGTCATTGTTGCTGCACAAACTGGCACAGGAAAAACAGCTGCTTTTGCTTTACCAATCATAGATTTACTTTTTGAAAAACAAGATGCAGAAAAAGGAGAAAAAAAAATAAAAGCATTGGTGATTACGCCAACTCGCGAATTGGCAATTCAAATTTTTGAAAATTTTAAAACTTTCAGCAAATATTCAAACCTGAGAACAACAGCCGTTTATGGAGGTGTTTCTTTAGAGCCTCAAAAAGAAATCTTAGCCAAAGGCGTTGATATTTTAATTGCAACTCCAGGTAGATTTATTGACCTGCAAATGCAAGGAAACATTGATGTAAATGCTGTTGAAATTTTTGTGTTGGATGAAGCTGATTTAATGCTAGACATGGGTTTTATATATGATGTTGAAAAAATCGAACAATTATGCCCCAAAAAAAAGCAGACCTTATTATTCTCTGCAACAATTCCTGATAAAATTGACGAATTAGCAAAATCAATTGTAAAAAATGCGGTAAAAATTGCCATCAATCCTGAGGAAACTACTGCCAAAAACATTGGTCAATTGTTGTATTATTTGCCTAAAAAGAACAAAACAGATTTGTGTTTGCATTTGTTAAGAAATACCATTAACGGACAAATCATCATTTTTAGACGCACCAAATTTGGTGTTGATAAATTAGAAGAATCCCTATTAAAAAATGGCTATAAAGTGAGTAGTATTCATGGAGACAAAACACAAAACCTTAGAAATAAAGCAATTGAAGATTTTAAAAATAAAAAAACTTCTATTTTAATTGCCACTGATGTTGCTTCAAGAGGAATTGATATTACGAATGTTGATGCGATTATCAATTTTGATATTCCAAATATTCCAGAAACTTATGTTCACAGAATTGGAAGAACTGGAAGAGCAGGAAAATCAGGAATTGCATTTTCCTTTTGTTCACCAGATGAAAACGAATACATCAAAAACATAGAAACATTAATTGAAAGACCAATTAAAGTTATTGATGAACATCCATATCCTATTTCAGCACCAAAAAAGAAAAAACCGCAACAAAATACGTTGAGTAAAAATAAAAAAGGAAGAAAATCTGAAGCTTCTAAAAAGAATAAAAAACGTTGGTATTAA
- a CDS encoding DUF6249 domain-containing protein — translation MEEVGVLLVIFGSIFGVFYLYFSTRNKERLALIEKGVDASIFMKGHAKKAAPFWKILILNLGLLACGIGFGILLGAVLALNFAYDGPWENRPSIYISPETFYAASIFICAGASLLIGFTFTKKLDKE, via the coding sequence ATGGAAGAAGTTGGTGTATTACTAGTAATTTTTGGAAGCATATTTGGGGTATTCTATCTATACTTTTCAACTAGAAACAAAGAACGTTTAGCATTGATAGAAAAAGGTGTAGACGCAAGTATTTTTATGAAAGGACATGCAAAAAAAGCGGCTCCTTTTTGGAAAATCCTCATTTTAAACTTAGGTTTATTAGCATGTGGTATTGGTTTTGGAATTTTATTAGGAGCCGTTTTAGCATTGAATTTTGCTTATGATGGTCCTTGGGAAAATAGACCAAGTATTTATATTAGTCCTGAAACTTTTTATGCAGCATCCATTTTTATATGTGCTGGAGCATCTTTATTAATAGGATTTACTTTCACAAAAAAGTTAGACAAAGAATAA
- a CDS encoding M28 family peptidase produces MKKITLLFFIFTSVIIAQTDQKIYDIINNVSEERLKNDVKTLADFGTRNTFSDTISETRGIGAARRWIKKEFDKISKDCKNCLTTFYQKDFVTTKMSNRVPKDTWIVNVAAIQKGTKYPNRYIIMTGDIDSRNSDGSDFTKDAPGANDNASGMAGTIEAARVLSKYKFENSIIYLGLSGEEQGLFGGAGFAKYAKEKGWEIIGVFNNDMIGNITGVDGVIDNRTFRIFSEPVPPTETERERNARRFYGGEVDGISRQLARYVHKTTKTYMPEMNPMMVYRLDRFGRGGHHRPFNDLGFAGIRIMEAHENYTQQHQDIRIENGIKYGDTFEHVNFGYVKKLTAVNAINLANLAWAPPSPTEVAIGGIVEASAKLKWNKVEGAKGYKIYWRDTTSPTWDHSRYVENTEFTLEGIVIDNFYFGVATVGENGHESVVVFPNKIMR; encoded by the coding sequence ATGAAAAAAATAACACTATTATTCTTCATTTTCACTTCAGTAATTATTGCACAAACCGATCAAAAAATTTACGATATCATCAATAATGTCTCAGAAGAACGACTGAAAAACGATGTAAAAACACTAGCAGATTTTGGTACAAGAAATACATTTTCTGATACCATTTCTGAAACTCGTGGAATTGGCGCAGCAAGACGTTGGATTAAAAAAGAATTTGATAAAATTTCTAAAGATTGTAAAAATTGCTTGACGACTTTTTATCAAAAGGATTTTGTAACCACAAAAATGAGCAATAGAGTTCCAAAAGATACTTGGATTGTAAATGTAGCTGCTATTCAAAAAGGGACGAAATATCCCAACAGATATATCATTATGACTGGAGATATCGACTCTAGGAATAGTGATGGATCTGATTTTACAAAAGATGCTCCAGGAGCAAATGACAATGCTTCAGGAATGGCAGGAACCATTGAAGCTGCTAGAGTTTTGAGTAAATATAAATTCGAAAATAGCATTATTTATTTAGGTTTATCTGGTGAAGAACAAGGACTTTTTGGTGGTGCAGGATTTGCAAAATATGCCAAAGAAAAAGGATGGGAAATCATTGGGGTTTTTAATAATGACATGATTGGAAATATTACTGGAGTTGATGGTGTAATTGATAACAGAACTTTCAGAATTTTCTCTGAACCTGTTCCTCCAACTGAAACTGAAAGAGAACGTAATGCACGTCGTTTTTATGGTGGTGAAGTTGATGGAATTTCAAGACAATTGGCAAGATATGTGCACAAAACGACCAAAACTTATATGCCAGAAATGAATCCGATGATGGTGTATAGATTGGATAGATTTGGACGTGGAGGACATCATAGACCTTTTAATGACCTAGGTTTTGCAGGCATCAGAATTATGGAAGCTCATGAAAATTATACACAACAACATCAAGATATTAGAATAGAAAATGGTATCAAATATGGTGATACTTTTGAACACGTAAACTTTGGATATGTAAAAAAATTAACGGCCGTAAATGCTATCAACTTGGCAAATTTGGCTTGGGCACCACCTTCGCCAACTGAAGTTGCAATTGGCGGAATTGTAGAAGCCTCTGCAAAATTAAAATGGAATAAGGTAGAGGGTGCAAAAGGTTATAAAATTTATTGGAGAGATACTACTTCGCCAACTTGGGATCATAGCAGGTATGTTGAAAATACCGAGTTTACTTTAGAGGGAATTGTAATAGACAATTTCTATTTTGGTGTAGCTACTGTAGGAGAAAATGGTCATGAAAGTGTGGTTGTTTTTCCAAATAAAATTATGAGATAA
- a CDS encoding RNA polymerase sigma factor, whose translation MYSIAYNASLDAIKKNKKHNNTLEINEINYHKIASFDSALQQLEQKERAKIMDNCLLKLPEDERSIIWMFYYDELSLKEICEVTLLSETNLKVKLHRARKRLLTIVETFVEPEIISHYGRS comes from the coding sequence TTGTACAGTATTGCTTACAATGCCTCATTAGATGCGATTAAGAAAAATAAAAAACATAATAATACTTTGGAAATCAATGAGATAAATTATCATAAAATAGCTTCTTTTGATTCTGCTTTACAACAGTTAGAACAAAAAGAACGTGCAAAAATAATGGATAATTGTTTGTTGAAATTACCAGAAGATGAACGTTCCATAATTTGGATGTTTTATTATGATGAATTATCTTTAAAGGAAATTTGCGAAGTCACGTTATTGTCAGAAACAAATTTAAAAGTAAAATTACACAGAGCTCGAAAAAGATTACTAACAATTGTTGAAACCTTTGTTGAGCCAGAAATTATAAGTCATTATGGAAGAAGTTAA
- the htpG gene encoding molecular chaperone HtpG, which produces MSKGNINVSVENIFPLIKKFLYSDHEIFLRELVSNATDATTKLKHLISIGEAQTELGDAKIEISIDKKAKTLTIKDQGLGMTMEEVEKYINQIAFSGAEEFLEKYKDGKNDTGVIGHFGLGFYSAFMVAKQVEIFTKSYKDEPAAHWICDGSPEYTLVEHDKSDRGTEIVLHIADDSKEFLEEGKIRGLLNKYNRFNQVPIKFGTKKVNDPNHEPKTITDKDGKETTEPRKQIEVDDIINNTNPAWTKKPADLEDEDYKNFYRELYPMQFEESLFHIHLNVDYPFNLTGILFFPKLTQNLDMQKDKIQLYQNQVFVTDNVEGIVPDFLQMLKGVIDSPDIPLNVSRSYLQADGAVKKISGYITKKVGDKLSSLFKENREDFEKKWNDIKVIIEYGMLSEDKFYDKAKSFALYPTVNNTYFTFDELIEKTKDSQTDKDGNHILLYAANKNAQHSYIEAAKAKGYEVLLLDSPIISHLMQKLETSGDGKVKFSRVDADHIDNLIKKDDTVISKLSDEEKEKLKPIIEAAVPSQTYTVQLESLDSNAFPFMITVPEFMRRMKEMSATGGGMFGMGSLPDMYNLVVNTNHDLVSNILNSTDETEQKRLISQAFDLAKLSQNLLHGEELTNFIKRSYELIK; this is translated from the coding sequence ATGAGTAAAGGAAATATCAATGTTTCAGTAGAAAATATTTTTCCACTGATTAAAAAATTCTTGTATTCTGACCACGAAATCTTTTTGCGTGAGCTTGTTTCAAACGCAACAGATGCAACCACAAAACTAAAACACCTAATTTCAATTGGAGAAGCTCAAACAGAATTGGGTGATGCTAAAATCGAAATCAGTATTGATAAAAAAGCAAAAACCTTAACAATCAAAGATCAAGGTTTAGGAATGACCATGGAAGAAGTTGAAAAATACATCAACCAAATTGCTTTTTCTGGTGCTGAAGAATTTTTAGAAAAATACAAAGATGGTAAAAATGACACAGGTGTTATTGGTCATTTTGGTCTTGGTTTTTACTCCGCTTTTATGGTGGCAAAACAAGTTGAAATTTTCACCAAATCATACAAAGACGAACCTGCTGCTCATTGGATTTGTGATGGTTCACCTGAATATACTTTAGTTGAACACGACAAATCTGACAGAGGGACAGAAATCGTTTTACACATTGCTGATGATTCTAAAGAATTTTTAGAGGAAGGAAAAATCAGAGGTTTGCTAAACAAATACAATCGTTTCAACCAAGTTCCAATTAAATTCGGAACTAAAAAAGTGAACGATCCAAATCATGAACCAAAAACCATCACAGACAAAGATGGTAAAGAAACTACTGAACCTCGCAAACAAATAGAAGTTGATGATATTATCAACAATACAAATCCTGCTTGGACAAAAAAACCTGCTGATTTAGAAGATGAGGATTACAAAAATTTCTATCGCGAATTGTATCCAATGCAATTTGAAGAATCGTTATTTCATATTCATTTGAATGTTGATTATCCTTTTAATTTAACCGGAATTTTATTCTTCCCTAAGTTGACACAAAACTTAGACATGCAAAAAGATAAGATTCAATTATATCAAAATCAAGTATTTGTAACGGATAATGTGGAAGGAATTGTGCCAGATTTCTTACAAATGCTAAAAGGAGTTATTGATTCTCCAGATATTCCATTGAACGTTTCTCGTTCGTATTTGCAAGCTGATGGTGCTGTGAAAAAAATCTCAGGATACATTACTAAAAAAGTAGGTGATAAATTGTCATCACTTTTCAAAGAAAATCGTGAAGATTTTGAAAAAAAATGGAACGATATCAAAGTGATTATTGAATACGGAATGTTGTCTGAAGACAAATTTTATGACAAAGCAAAATCATTTGCCTTATACCCGACTGTAAATAACACTTATTTTACGTTTGATGAACTGATTGAAAAAACAAAAGATTCTCAGACTGATAAAGACGGTAATCATATTTTATTATATGCTGCCAACAAAAATGCACAACACAGTTATATTGAAGCTGCAAAAGCAAAAGGCTATGAAGTATTGCTTTTAGATTCTCCAATCATTTCGCATTTGATGCAAAAATTGGAAACTTCTGGAGACGGAAAAGTGAAATTTTCGAGAGTTGACGCTGATCATATTGATAATTTAATCAAAAAAGACGATACTGTAATTTCTAAACTTTCTGATGAAGAAAAAGAGAAATTAAAACCAATTATTGAAGCTGCTGTTCCATCACAAACCTACACAGTGCAATTAGAATCTTTAGATTCAAACGCATTTCCATTCATGATTACAGTGCCTGAATTTATGCGAAGAATGAAAGAGATGAGCGCAACAGGTGGTGGCATGTTTGGTATGGGAAGTTTACCAGATATGTATAATTTGGTTGTAAATACCAACCATGATTTAGTTTCTAATATTTTAAACTCAACTGATGAAACTGAACAAAAACGTTTGATTTCACAAGCATTTGATTTGGCGAAATTATCTCAAAACTTATTGCATGGTGAAGAATTGACGAACTTCATCAAACGTTCTTATGAGTTGATAAAGTAG